The Melioribacteraceae bacterium 4301-Me genome contains the following window.
GTTAAAAAAGAAATATTCTGTTGTTATACATAATGAAGTTTTAGATAAAATAAAAGTTGGCGATGAGAATGATCCTAAGGCAGTTGACTTTTATTTTATTAAAAGAGATGGGTTAATTCCAAGAACACCATATCCAACAATAGATGTTTATTGGGCTAACTGGCAATAAATGAAGAGCATTAGACTTATATCGTTTATTTTTTCATTTATGATTTTAGTCTCATGCAGCTCTAAAGTTGAGAAGCGCAGAGATGAAATTATATACTGGTCATCAAACAACACTGAGGAAATTGAATTTGCTAAGTATGTAGTTAATAAGTGGAATCAAATCAATAAAAATCAAAAAGTAAAATTTCAGCCTGTGCCAGAAGGGCAATCGAGTGAAGAAGTTATTCTTGCTGCAGTGGTTGGTAAGACCACACCAGATATTTACTCGAATATGTGGGAAGGTGATGTTGAATCTTATGCGCGTGCAGGTGTTTTAGTTGCTCTCGATACTCTTGAAGGATTTATGAATTTTTTATATGAAAGGTGCGACAGTTCTGTTATTAAAGAGGTGACCTCACCAGATGGACACATCTATCAAATACCTTGGAAAATAAATCCAGTAATGATGATTTATAATGTTAATGAATTCCGAAATTTAGGTTTTTTAGAACCGCCAAAGACATATTCTGAATTTTTAGAAGCAGCAAAAAAATTTCAGAGAGATGTAAATGGTGATGGATATGTTGATAGGTGGATTGGCTATGCTGAAGTTGTAGTTACTTGGTGGCAAAGACTATTTGATTTTTATCCGCTTTACTTAGCAGCATCAAACGGTGCTCCTCTCGTAAAAAATAACAAAGCTGTTTTTAATAATGAAGCGGCAAAAAAAGTGTTCGATTTCTTACGTAAACTTTATAAGAATAATTATTTTCCAAAGGAGAGATTGTCTGTACGACAGGATGTTTTTTTAGATGGAATTATTGCTACTAGATTTACAGGTCCCTGGGAAATTCCACATACAGAAAAATTCAAACCTGAAGGCTTTAATTATAATTTCACTAACATGCTGGTACCAGATAATCATGAAGGACCTGTATACACATACGGCGACCCTAAAAATATTGTTATATTTAAAAAATGTCCAAACCCCAATCTAGCTTTAAGATTTCTTATGTTCGCTCTTGATGAGGAGAACGATTTAAAGTTTCTCGAAATTACAAACCAACTGCCGCATAGAAAAAATTTGGATACTAACCCAAAATATTTGAGTTATTTTAGCAGAAATCCTAAAATGAAAATTTTCGCATCAGAGGTAAAATATGTAAAAGGAACGGATCAATCGCCTCAATTAAGGGAAGTTTTTGATTTGATATCACAAGAGTATGAAGCTTGCGTTATTTATGGTAAAAAAACTCCAGAAGAAGCATTAAATGATGCAGAGAAAGCTGTTAACCTTTTATTTATAAAATAAAATGAGAAAGAAAATAATTCCATATTTACTGGTATCGCCTTATTTGATTTATTTTTTAGTATTTATGGCCTTTCCAGTAGGTTTTTCTTTTTTCCTTACTTTTACGAATTGGAATATTATTTCTCCAATTGAATATGCTGGACTGAGCAATTACAAAAGATTAGTAAACGATGCTGTTTTTTGGAAATCACTTCTTAATACTTTTATCTTTTTGATAATTCATATACCGCTTCAAATTATAGTCTCTCTTTTTCTTGCAGAACTTCTTAATCAGAAAATTAGACTTCGAGGCTTTTTTAGAGCGGCGTTTTTCTTGCCGGTAATTGTATCTGGTGTAGTTGTAACTATTATATGGCAGCAGCTTTATGGCTTTGATTCGGGTTTGCTAAATCGTTTATTAATTAAAATTGGGTTTAGCAAGGTTGGATGGTTAACCGACCCTAATTTAGCAATGCCATCAATTGCTATCATGGCTACATGGAAAAATGTAGGCTTGTATATTGTACTTTTTTTAGTGGGCTTGCAAACTGTACCCCCTCAATTTTATGAAGCAGCTGAACTCGAAGGCGCTACTCATATGCAGAAGTTCTTTAAAATAACACTGCCAATAATAAATCCTACAATTTTTATGGTGGTTGTGCTTTCTACAATTGGTGGGTTTTCTTTGTTTATCGAACCTTATGTTATGACTGGCGGCGGACCGATGAATAGTACTATGTCGGCTGTACTTTACATTTATAAACAAGGTTTCTTTTATTATCACATGGGTTACGCAGCCACTCTTGGCTTGTTCTTTGCCTTATTAATTTTAGCTGTCGTCATAATTCAAAAGAAATTTGTTGAAAGAGATTAGTGATAATGAAAAAAATTTTTCTTTACATATTTCTGAGTTTAGCAGCAATTATATTTATTTATCCATTTTTTTGGATGGTAACTGCTTCGCTAGCATCTGAAAAAGAAATTGGCAGTCTAATTTTCTTGCCTTCAAGTTTTACATTTAGCAGCTATTTGCAATTATTTGATAAAATTCCAATTCTTAGAGCATTTTTTAATAGCATAGTTGTTTCATTTGCAATTACTCTTTGCGTTCTTGTTTTTGGTTCTATGGTTGGATATGCATTGTCTAAACTCGAATTTAAAGGACGAAATCTGATTTTTTACATAGTAATTTTTACTATGACCCTCCCTTTTCAAATAACATTGATACCACAATATATTTTAATTGTTAAGTTCAAATGGGTTGATACTTATGCTGGTCTGATTGCCCCTTATTTTATGAATGCTCTTGCAATAATTATGTTTCGTCAATATTTCAAATCTATTCCACAGGATTTAATTGATGCTGCAAGAATTGATGGCTGCGGTGAGTTAAGAATTATTTTTGGAATTTTATGGCCTAATTCAATTCCGGCAATTGTTACTGTTGGAATAATTACTTTTATGACATCATGGAACGAAGTACTATGGCCTCTAATTGTTGTTAGAAATGAAAATTTAATGACTTTGCCGCAGCTTATAACTTTGTTTGTTGTAGGAGGAAGAGCAGAATCACAGCTTGGTGTTAAATTAGCCGCTGCTACGGTTCTTGCTTTGCCTATAATTATAGCCTATTTGTTCTT
Protein-coding sequences here:
- a CDS encoding extracellular solute-binding protein; this translates as MKSIRLISFIFSFMILVSCSSKVEKRRDEIIYWSSNNTEEIEFAKYVVNKWNQINKNQKVKFQPVPEGQSSEEVILAAVVGKTTPDIYSNMWEGDVESYARAGVLVALDTLEGFMNFLYERCDSSVIKEVTSPDGHIYQIPWKINPVMMIYNVNEFRNLGFLEPPKTYSEFLEAAKKFQRDVNGDGYVDRWIGYAEVVVTWWQRLFDFYPLYLAASNGAPLVKNNKAVFNNEAAKKVFDFLRKLYKNNYFPKERLSVRQDVFLDGIIATRFTGPWEIPHTEKFKPEGFNYNFTNMLVPDNHEGPVYTYGDPKNIVIFKKCPNPNLALRFLMFALDEENDLKFLEITNQLPHRKNLDTNPKYLSYFSRNPKMKIFASEVKYVKGTDQSPQLREVFDLISQEYEACVIYGKKTPEEALNDAEKAVNLLFIK
- a CDS encoding carbohydrate ABC transporter permease, producing the protein MRKKIIPYLLVSPYLIYFLVFMAFPVGFSFFLTFTNWNIISPIEYAGLSNYKRLVNDAVFWKSLLNTFIFLIIHIPLQIIVSLFLAELLNQKIRLRGFFRAAFFLPVIVSGVVVTIIWQQLYGFDSGLLNRLLIKIGFSKVGWLTDPNLAMPSIAIMATWKNVGLYIVLFLVGLQTVPPQFYEAAELEGATHMQKFFKITLPIINPTIFMVVVLSTIGGFSLFIEPYVMTGGGPMNSTMSAVLYIYKQGFFYYHMGYAATLGLFFALLILAVVIIQKKFVERD
- a CDS encoding carbohydrate ABC transporter permease, giving the protein MKKIFLYIFLSLAAIIFIYPFFWMVTASLASEKEIGSLIFLPSSFTFSSYLQLFDKIPILRAFFNSIVVSFAITLCVLVFGSMVGYALSKLEFKGRNLIFYIVIFTMTLPFQITLIPQYILIVKFKWVDTYAGLIAPYFMNALAIIMFRQYFKSIPQDLIDAARIDGCGELRIIFGILWPNSIPAIVTVGIITFMTSWNEVLWPLIVVRNENLMTLPQLITLFVVGGRAESQLGVKLAAATVLALPIIIAYLFFQKYFIQSMTSSGMKE